A section of the Constrictibacter sp. MBR-5 genome encodes:
- a CDS encoding ABC transporter ATP-binding protein: MQTARTHASAIDAAKPVLLRVPRQTAVPALTVEGLSHRYGTMRVLDDVDLTVARGEILCLVGPSGCGKSTTLRLVAGLEPIEAGRIDIAGVTASAPGIYKPAEERNVGLMFQDYALFPHMTVLDNVAFGIRGVPRSERRARAQAALNEVNLGQYAGAHPHVLSGGQQQRVALARALAPKPALMLLDEPFSGLDRQLRNQVRDDTMHLLKQSGAATMLVTHDPEEAMFMADRIAVMRAGRIEQIGAPAEIYYRPASAFVAEFFSEVNRMEGHVADGLVETPLGRVRADGLPDGMAVQVLVRPEGVKLTASGSGPAAHVMAARMLGRSSLVHLSLAGTGDDVHLHARVPGRFLPCDAQTLSISLDPEQTFVFPK; encoded by the coding sequence ATGCAGACCGCCCGCACACACGCCTCCGCCATCGACGCCGCCAAACCAGTCCTGCTCCGAGTGCCGCGGCAGACGGCGGTGCCTGCGCTCACCGTCGAGGGGCTGTCACACCGTTACGGCACGATGCGTGTTCTCGACGATGTCGACCTGACGGTCGCGCGCGGCGAGATCCTGTGCCTCGTCGGCCCGTCGGGATGCGGGAAATCGACCACGCTGAGGCTGGTCGCGGGTCTGGAGCCGATCGAGGCGGGGCGGATCGACATCGCCGGCGTCACGGCGTCCGCCCCAGGCATATACAAGCCGGCGGAGGAGCGGAACGTCGGCCTAATGTTCCAGGACTACGCGTTGTTCCCGCACATGACCGTCCTCGACAACGTCGCCTTCGGCATCCGCGGCGTGCCGAGGAGCGAACGCCGTGCCCGGGCGCAAGCGGCGCTGAACGAGGTGAATCTGGGGCAGTATGCCGGCGCCCATCCGCATGTCCTGTCGGGCGGACAGCAGCAGCGCGTCGCCCTCGCCCGCGCGCTCGCGCCGAAGCCGGCGCTGATGCTGCTCGACGAGCCCTTCTCCGGACTCGACCGGCAGTTGCGAAACCAGGTCCGCGACGACACGATGCATCTGCTGAAGCAAAGCGGTGCGGCCACCATGCTGGTCACGCACGATCCCGAAGAGGCCATGTTCATGGCCGACCGGATCGCAGTGATGCGTGCCGGCAGGATCGAGCAGATCGGCGCACCCGCCGAGATCTATTACCGGCCGGCGAGCGCGTTCGTCGCCGAGTTCTTCAGCGAGGTCAACCGAATGGAGGGCCACGTCGCCGACGGACTGGTGGAGACCCCACTCGGTCGCGTCCGGGCCGATGGCCTGCCCGACGGCATGGCGGTCCAGGTGCTGGTCCGGCCGGAGGGCGTGAAGCTGACGGCGAGCGGCTCGGGTCCCGCGGCGCACGTCATGGCTGCGCGCATGCTCGGCCGCAGCAGCCTGGTGCATCTTTCATTGGCCGGAACGGGGGACGACGTGCACCTGCACGCCCGGGTACCCGGGCGCTTCCTGCCCTGCGACGCACAGACGTTGTCGATCTCGCTCGACCCCGAACAGACCTTCGTTTTCCCGAAGTGA
- the tatC gene encoding twin-arginine translocase subunit TatC has protein sequence MSPRDVHDEEDEQAKMPLLDHLLELRNRLLYATVAVMVAFAGCYYFSEQIFGFLVRPLAHAFEGQTGRRLIYTGLAETFFTYIKVAFFAGTFLSFPIIANQLWKFVAPGLYRNERKAFLPFLVATPVLFFMGGAFVYYFIMPLAWQFFVGFESMGSDTTLPIQLEARVSEYLSLVMKLIFAFGLFFEMPVVLTLLARAGLITSAMLVAKRRIAIVVIFIFAAVLTPPDLISQIGLAVPGMLLYEISVVLVRMMEKKRAEAEDEEDEGV, from the coding sequence ATGAGTCCGCGCGACGTCCACGACGAGGAAGACGAGCAGGCGAAGATGCCCCTGCTCGATCATCTTCTCGAACTGCGGAACAGGCTTCTCTACGCGACCGTCGCGGTGATGGTCGCCTTCGCCGGCTGCTATTACTTCTCCGAGCAGATTTTCGGCTTCCTCGTCAGGCCGCTAGCGCATGCGTTCGAGGGCCAGACCGGACGCAGGCTGATCTATACCGGGCTGGCCGAAACGTTCTTCACCTACATCAAGGTCGCCTTTTTCGCAGGCACCTTCCTGTCGTTCCCGATCATCGCCAACCAGCTCTGGAAGTTCGTAGCACCGGGACTCTACCGCAACGAGCGGAAGGCCTTCCTGCCCTTCCTGGTCGCGACACCGGTGCTGTTCTTCATGGGCGGCGCCTTCGTCTACTACTTCATCATGCCGCTCGCCTGGCAGTTCTTCGTCGGCTTCGAAAGCATGGGCAGCGACACCACTCTGCCGATACAGCTGGAAGCCCGGGTCAGCGAGTATCTCTCGCTGGTGATGAAGCTGATCTTCGCGTTCGGCCTGTTCTTCGAGATGCCGGTCGTCCTCACCCTCCTGGCACGCGCCGGGCTGATCACGTCGGCGATGCTGGTCGCGAAGCGCAGGATCGCGATCGTCGTCATCTTCATCTTTGCCGCCGTGCTGACGCCGCCGGATCTCATCAGCCAGATCGGCCTCGCCGTACCGGGCATGTTACTCTACGAAATATCCGTCGTCCTGGTGCGGATGATGGAGAAGAAGCGCGCAGAGGCGGAAGACGAGGAAGACGAGGGCGTCTGA
- a CDS encoding LLM class F420-dependent oxidoreductase: MRLGMLLRYSGGPINLDAVLEAERLGYHSVWSGESYGTDAVTPTAWVLARTTKIKAGTSIMQMPARTPACAGMTAMTLQMLSGNRFLMGVGPSGPQVVEGWHGEPFGKPMTRTREYVEIVRRILKREAPLEFDGEMYQVPYKGPGATGLGKPLKTIGQGDPTMPIYTASITPAGLRTAGEIADGVLPIFMSPDQPKVVTDAVGEGMAKAGGGKSLKSFDIAPYVRIRMGDDLQACRDAIKPELALYIGGMGAREKNFYNDFAKRHGYEDAATKIQDAFLGGRRPEAVAAVPDELVDELCLVGSADRIKDRLQAWKAAAKDGSVGTVLLGGASVEALRVCAESVL; this comes from the coding sequence ATGCGTCTCGGAATGCTACTGCGCTACTCCGGTGGGCCGATCAACCTCGATGCCGTGCTGGAGGCGGAACGCCTCGGCTACCACTCCGTCTGGAGCGGCGAATCTTACGGGACCGATGCCGTGACCCCTACGGCCTGGGTCCTGGCCCGAACGACGAAGATCAAGGCAGGCACCAGCATCATGCAGATGCCGGCCCGCACGCCGGCCTGCGCCGGCATGACCGCGATGACGCTGCAGATGCTGTCGGGCAACCGCTTCCTGATGGGCGTCGGCCCGTCGGGACCGCAGGTGGTCGAGGGCTGGCACGGCGAGCCGTTCGGCAAGCCGATGACCCGGACCCGCGAATATGTCGAGATCGTCCGCCGCATCCTGAAGCGCGAGGCACCGCTGGAGTTCGACGGCGAGATGTACCAGGTGCCGTACAAGGGGCCGGGTGCCACCGGCCTCGGCAAGCCTCTCAAGACGATCGGCCAGGGCGATCCGACGATGCCGATCTATACGGCGTCGATCACGCCTGCCGGCCTGCGCACGGCCGGTGAGATCGCCGACGGAGTCCTGCCGATCTTCATGTCCCCGGACCAGCCGAAGGTCGTCACCGACGCGGTGGGAGAAGGGATGGCGAAGGCCGGCGGCGGCAAGTCGCTGAAGAGCTTCGATATCGCGCCCTACGTCCGCATCCGCATGGGCGACGACCTGCAGGCCTGCCGCGACGCCATCAAGCCGGAACTGGCGCTCTATATCGGCGGCATGGGCGCGCGGGAGAAGAACTTCTACAACGACTTCGCCAAGCGGCACGGCTACGAGGACGCGGCGACGAAGATCCAGGACGCATTCCTGGGGGGCCGCCGGCCCGAGGCCGTCGCCGCGGTACCGGACGAACTGGTCGACGAACTCTGCCTGGTGGGCAGTGCCGACCGGATCAAAGACCGGCTGCAGGCCTGGAAGGCCGCTGCGAAGGACGGCTCGGTCGGCACCGTCCTGCTGGGCGGCGCTTCAGTGGAGGCGCTGCGCGTCTGCGCGGAATCGGTGCTCTGA
- a CDS encoding SMP-30/gluconolactonase/LRE family protein — translation MTGLTVLLDGLHFPEGPRWHDGRLWFSDFYAHEVVAVDLQGRRETIVCVPEQPSGLGWLPDGRLLVVSMKDRKVMRLDPDGLKVHADLWHLAAFNCNDMVVDADGRAYVGNFGFNHYVGEKPAPAPLIRVDPDGSTSIAAEGLMFPNGTVITPDGGTLIVGETRGRRLTAFDRAPDGGLSNKRVWADLGDNYPDGICLDAEGAIWVADPRNNMVIRVREGGEVTDTVSTGDLGAFACMLGGEDGRTLFVCTAKMSGPGAAEIRSGRIEQIRVDVPGAGLP, via the coding sequence ATGACCGGCCTGACCGTATTGCTCGACGGACTGCATTTTCCCGAAGGCCCGCGCTGGCACGACGGTCGGCTCTGGTTCTCCGACTTCTACGCGCACGAGGTCGTCGCGGTCGATCTGCAGGGCCGGCGTGAGACGATCGTGTGCGTCCCGGAGCAGCCGTCGGGTCTGGGATGGCTGCCCGACGGCCGGCTCCTCGTCGTCTCGATGAAGGACCGCAAGGTGATGCGGCTCGATCCGGACGGCCTGAAGGTCCACGCCGATCTCTGGCATCTCGCGGCTTTCAACTGCAACGACATGGTGGTCGATGCCGATGGCCGGGCCTATGTCGGGAACTTCGGGTTCAACCACTATGTCGGCGAGAAGCCGGCGCCGGCGCCGCTGATCAGGGTCGATCCGGACGGGTCGACATCGATCGCAGCCGAAGGCCTGATGTTCCCCAACGGGACGGTGATCACGCCCGACGGCGGCACGCTGATCGTCGGCGAGACCCGAGGCAGGCGACTAACGGCCTTCGACCGGGCGCCCGACGGCGGCCTGTCGAACAAGCGCGTCTGGGCCGACCTCGGCGACAACTATCCTGACGGGATCTGCCTGGACGCCGAAGGCGCGATATGGGTGGCCGATCCCCGTAACAATATGGTGATCCGGGTACGCGAAGGTGGAGAAGTGACCGATACCGTCTCCACGGGCGATCTGGGCGCCTTCGCCTGCATGCTGGGCGGGGAGGACGGGCGCACGCTGTTCGTGTGCACCGCGAAAATGTCCGGTCCCGGTGCGGCGGAGATCCGATCCGGGCGCATCGAGCAGATCCGCGTCGACGTGCCGGGTGCAGGCCTGCCGTAG
- a CDS encoding glutathione S-transferase family protein, translating into MTIIMHDLCGADGRRFSPYCWRVRMALAHKGLDHETRPAGFLDIPKIAGGAFRTVPVLEHGDTVLAESWDIAVYLEKAFPDRPSLFGGEGGVAVSRFVQGWADGVLQPAVAGLVVRDIAEHLGPEDRKYFIESREARYGRSLDEVVAGRAERVQGFRAGLIPLRRLLAHQPFLGGEAPLYADYVVFGAFMWARTISPFLLIADDDAIRPWLDRCLDLHDGLARNATGFYWKAAA; encoded by the coding sequence ATGACCATCATCATGCACGACCTCTGCGGCGCCGACGGACGCCGGTTCAGCCCCTATTGCTGGCGGGTGCGGATGGCCCTCGCGCACAAGGGGCTCGACCACGAGACGAGGCCCGCGGGCTTCCTCGACATTCCGAAGATCGCCGGTGGCGCTTTCAGGACGGTGCCGGTCCTCGAGCACGGCGACACCGTCCTTGCGGAGAGCTGGGACATCGCCGTCTATCTGGAGAAGGCGTTTCCGGACCGGCCGAGCCTGTTCGGCGGCGAAGGCGGAGTCGCCGTTTCCCGCTTCGTCCAGGGGTGGGCCGACGGGGTTCTGCAGCCGGCGGTCGCCGGGCTGGTCGTTCGCGACATCGCCGAGCATCTCGGTCCGGAGGACCGGAAATATTTCATCGAGAGCCGGGAGGCACGCTACGGTCGCTCCCTCGACGAGGTCGTCGCCGGCCGGGCGGAACGGGTGCAGGGTTTTCGTGCCGGTCTGATCCCGTTGCGCCGGCTGCTCGCCCATCAGCCGTTCCTCGGCGGCGAGGCGCCGCTGTATGCCGACTACGTCGTCTTCGGGGCCTTCATGTGGGCGCGCACGATCAGCCCATTCCTGCTGATCGCCGACGACGACGCCATCCGGCCCTGGCTCGACCGTTGTCTCGACCTCCATGACGGCCTCGCGCGAAACGCCACGGGGTTTTACTGGAAGGCGGCGGCCTGA
- a CDS encoding RMD1 family protein, giving the protein MNVWAVLLSERLDTRRLEGATALATLPLTVRAGASGHAVLFRYGVAVLFDLDAEEQQDFLAGLAAVAGGPVEKAMPEEATIVVDPAADETVLASGAIRIQAVTVERMQVIADVLAKSLVLDYYEKSLARTFDRIDPVAEELKRSGRNRSRPVDLLKHIGDVLIAQHRTVGRVEVTEKPEVLWEFPALERLYLRLEDEYELRERDIALRRKLDVISGTVEALLDLVHHKHSLRVEWYIVILIIFEIGLTLYELFHA; this is encoded by the coding sequence ATGAACGTATGGGCAGTTCTTCTGAGCGAGCGTCTCGACACGCGGCGACTGGAGGGAGCGACGGCGCTCGCCACGCTGCCCCTCACGGTCCGCGCCGGCGCATCCGGGCACGCGGTGCTCTTCCGTTATGGTGTCGCGGTGCTCTTCGATCTCGATGCGGAGGAGCAGCAGGACTTTCTCGCCGGCCTCGCTGCCGTTGCCGGAGGACCGGTCGAAAAGGCGATGCCCGAAGAGGCGACGATCGTCGTCGATCCGGCGGCCGATGAGACCGTCCTGGCGTCCGGCGCGATTCGCATACAGGCCGTCACGGTCGAGCGCATGCAGGTGATCGCCGACGTCCTGGCGAAGAGCCTCGTCCTCGACTACTACGAGAAGAGCCTCGCGCGGACGTTCGACCGGATCGATCCGGTCGCCGAGGAACTGAAGCGCTCGGGGCGAAACCGATCCCGCCCGGTCGATCTGCTGAAGCATATCGGCGACGTCCTCATCGCGCAGCATCGCACCGTCGGCCGCGTCGAGGTGACGGAGAAGCCGGAAGTGCTTTGGGAATTCCCGGCGCTCGAGCGGCTCTACCTCCGGCTCGAAGACGAATACGAATTGAGGGAGCGCGACATCGCGCTACGCCGGAAGCTGGACGTGATTTCGGGAACGGTCGAGGCGCTGCTCGATCTCGTCCATCACAAGCACAGCCTGCGGGTCGAGTGGTACATCGTTATCCTGATCATCTTCGAGATCGGGCTGACGCTGTACGAACTGTTTCACGCATGA
- a CDS encoding argininosuccinate synthase — MSDKIKRVVLAYSGGLDTSIILRWLQDTYRCEVVTFTADLGQGEELEPARKKAEMMGATKIYVDDLREEFVRDFVFPMFRANALYEGVYLLGTSIARPLIAKRQIEIAEEVGADAVAHGATGKGNDQVRFELGYYALKPDIKVIAPWREWDLNSRTRLIEYAEQHQIPIPRGKQGEPPYSTDANLLHISYEGRALEDPWVEPDEEMFTRSVAPEKAPDTPEYVEIAFEKGDPVAVNGEALSPAALLTKLNEIGGRNGVGRLDLVENRFVGMKSRGVYETPGGTVLLHARRAVESLTLDRGAMHLKDEMMPRYAELIYNGFWFSPERQMIQALIDESQKRVNGVARLKLYRGSVIVAGRKSDDSLYRHDYVTFEADTVYDQRDAQGFIKLNALRLRLAKMVR, encoded by the coding sequence ATGTCCGATAAGATCAAGCGCGTCGTCCTCGCCTATTCGGGCGGCCTCGACACCTCCATCATCCTGCGCTGGCTGCAGGACACCTATCGCTGCGAGGTCGTGACCTTCACCGCTGATCTCGGCCAGGGCGAGGAACTCGAGCCCGCCCGCAAGAAGGCGGAGATGATGGGCGCGACGAAGATCTACGTCGACGACCTGCGCGAGGAGTTCGTCCGCGACTTCGTGTTTCCGATGTTCCGCGCCAATGCCCTGTACGAGGGCGTCTACCTGCTCGGCACCTCGATCGCACGGCCGCTGATCGCCAAGCGCCAGATCGAGATCGCCGAGGAAGTCGGTGCCGACGCAGTCGCGCACGGAGCGACCGGCAAGGGCAACGACCAGGTTCGCTTCGAACTCGGCTACTACGCGCTGAAGCCGGACATCAAGGTGATCGCCCCCTGGCGCGAGTGGGACCTGAATTCGCGCACGCGCCTGATCGAATATGCCGAACAACACCAGATCCCGATCCCGCGCGGCAAGCAGGGCGAGCCGCCCTACTCCACCGACGCCAACCTGCTGCACATCTCCTACGAGGGCCGGGCGCTCGAAGACCCCTGGGTCGAGCCCGACGAGGAGATGTTCACCCGCTCGGTCGCGCCGGAGAAGGCGCCCGACACGCCGGAATATGTCGAGATCGCCTTCGAAAAGGGCGATCCGGTCGCAGTCAACGGCGAGGCGCTCTCGCCGGCCGCCCTGCTGACGAAGCTGAACGAGATCGGCGGCCGCAACGGCGTCGGCCGGCTCGATCTCGTCGAGAACCGCTTCGTGGGCATGAAGTCGCGCGGCGTCTACGAGACCCCCGGCGGGACCGTCCTGCTCCATGCGCGGCGCGCCGTGGAGAGCCTCACGCTCGATCGCGGTGCGATGCACCTGAAGGACGAGATGATGCCGCGCTACGCGGAGCTCATCTACAACGGCTTCTGGTTCTCGCCCGAGCGCCAGATGATCCAGGCGCTGATCGACGAAAGCCAGAAGCGCGTGAACGGTGTCGCCCGTCTGAAGCTCTACCGCGGCAGCGTCATCGTGGCCGGCCGGAAGTCCGACGACAGCCTCTACCGTCACGATTACGTGACCTTCGAGGCGGACACCGTCTACGACCAGCGGGACGCCCAAGGCTTCATCAAGCTGAACGCCCTGCGCCTGCGTCTGGCGAAGATGGTACGCTGA
- a CDS encoding exopolysaccharide biosynthesis protein, with protein MDGGTRSFEALSEPLAAVRERSADGGLAVAALQEMAGARSFAPLVLLPALLAVTPLSGIPTVPSILGTLIMLVSAQAVLGRRSLWLPRRLSSASVDRGRVETALGYVEPVARCIDRVVRRRLISATEGIGLRLAAMVCFVTAATMPPLEILVFAATSAGSVTAIFGLAVTLHDRLLMLVVGFLLALLSVAGYMLLV; from the coding sequence ATGGACGGCGGAACCCGCAGCTTCGAGGCTCTCTCCGAGCCGCTCGCGGCGGTGCGCGAGCGGAGCGCCGATGGTGGGCTGGCGGTTGCCGCGCTTCAGGAAATGGCGGGAGCGCGGTCATTCGCGCCGCTCGTCCTGCTGCCGGCGCTCCTGGCGGTGACCCCGCTTTCGGGCATTCCCACAGTCCCCTCGATCCTGGGCACGCTGATCATGCTTGTGTCGGCGCAGGCCGTTCTCGGGCGACGCTCCCTGTGGCTGCCGCGACGCCTGTCGAGCGCGTCGGTAGACCGGGGACGCGTGGAGACGGCGCTGGGCTATGTCGAGCCGGTCGCCCGTTGCATCGATCGGGTCGTGCGGCGCCGGCTGATCTCCGCGACCGAAGGGATCGGGCTGCGGCTGGCGGCGATGGTCTGCTTCGTCACCGCGGCCACCATGCCGCCGCTCGAAATCCTGGTTTTCGCGGCGACCAGTGCCGGTTCGGTGACCGCGATCTTCGGCCTTGCGGTCACGCTGCACGACAGATTGCTGATGTTGGTCGTAGGATTCCTGCTGGCGCTACTGTCGGTTGCTGGCTACATGCTGCTGGTCTGA
- the tatB gene encoding Sec-independent protein translocase protein TatB, which yields MFDIGWSELAVIAVVALIVIGPRDLPRVLYTAGKMAGKARAMLREVQQSIEDIGREAELEDMRKKIESVRDVDLHKQIRNSIDPKGEIEAAFDTDVERRPAAAPADTQTSASAVEPPEPAEAPQSDDPPPVRP from the coding sequence ATGTTCGACATAGGCTGGTCTGAACTCGCGGTCATCGCGGTCGTGGCGCTGATCGTGATCGGGCCGCGCGACCTTCCGCGCGTGCTCTATACGGCGGGAAAGATGGCCGGGAAGGCGCGCGCTATGCTCCGCGAGGTCCAGCAGAGCATTGAGGACATCGGCCGCGAGGCCGAACTCGAGGACATGCGCAAGAAGATCGAGTCCGTCCGCGACGTCGACCTCCATAAGCAGATCCGCAATTCGATCGACCCCAAGGGCGAGATCGAGGCGGCGTTCGATACGGATGTGGAGCGACGGCCGGCAGCAGCCCCAGCCGATACACAGACTTCGGCATCGGCCGTCGAGCCGCCGGAGCCTGCAGAAGCACCGCAGTCCGACGACCCGCCGCCGGTGCGCCCATGA
- the tatA gene encoding twin-arginine translocase TatA/TatE family subunit, translated as MGISVWQILVILLIVLILFGAGKLPRVMGDIAKGVKSFKSGLKDDGEGDTEQAPRALEGRNDPQAGKVHHDETARS; from the coding sequence ATGGGTATCAGCGTCTGGCAGATCCTGGTGATTCTGCTGATCGTTCTCATCCTCTTCGGCGCAGGCAAGCTGCCGCGAGTGATGGGCGACATCGCCAAGGGCGTGAAGAGCTTCAAGTCCGGGCTGAAGGACGACGGCGAGGGTGACACAGAGCAGGCCCCGCGCGCGCTCGAAGGCCGCAACGATCCGCAGGCGGGCAAGGTGCATCACGACGAAACGGCGCGCAGCTGA
- a CDS encoding DJ-1/PfpI family protein: MQMDKRLSGKTVAILVANGFHEEDMTETQKALASEGAIPRVVSTEVGLVNGWHEGTWGHNFYVEVKPKDVLPSQYDALLLPGGDRGAKTLLESAHARRIVKGMMDAGKPVAVVTDAIQLLIGTETLAGRTVTSRPEFREAVEAAGGIWSESGVVSDGALITSIGGETLTEFTATFLDAIEQNAEKAREAA; encoded by the coding sequence ATGCAAATGGACAAGCGCCTCAGCGGCAAGACCGTCGCGATCCTCGTGGCCAACGGCTTCCACGAAGAGGACATGACGGAAACCCAGAAGGCGCTCGCGAGCGAGGGTGCTATTCCCCGCGTGGTGTCGACCGAGGTCGGTCTCGTCAATGGTTGGCATGAAGGCACCTGGGGACACAACTTCTACGTCGAAGTGAAGCCCAAGGACGTTCTACCGAGCCAGTACGACGCGCTGCTGCTCCCCGGCGGCGACCGTGGCGCGAAGACGTTGCTCGAGAGCGCACACGCCCGCCGGATCGTGAAGGGCATGATGGACGCCGGCAAGCCGGTCGCCGTCGTGACCGACGCCATCCAGTTGCTGATCGGCACCGAGACGCTGGCCGGCCGCACGGTTACGAGCCGGCCCGAGTTCCGTGAGGCCGTCGAGGCTGCGGGCGGCATCTGGAGCGAGTCCGGTGTCGTCAGCGACGGCGCGCTGATCACCTCGATCGGCGGCGAGACGCTGACCGAGTTCACCGCCACCTTCCTCGACGCGATCGAGCAGAACGCCGAAAAGGCCCGCGAAGCGGCCTGA
- a CDS encoding PaaI family thioesterase, translating into MSDLPISFDDLAARLKLNPFHQWLGLELLEMGADSVEIAATWRPEWVSNPERGFVHGGILAALVDTTADFALAAKLGRPYPTVDMRVDYHRGAGKGDLRARGQVVRAGGTFSTAEAFIYDTKGTLLASGRGVYFSGLAKA; encoded by the coding sequence ATGTCCGACCTTCCGATCAGTTTCGACGATCTGGCCGCACGGCTGAAACTCAACCCCTTCCACCAGTGGCTCGGGCTGGAACTCCTGGAGATGGGCGCCGACAGTGTGGAGATCGCGGCGACGTGGCGGCCCGAATGGGTGTCGAATCCGGAACGCGGATTCGTGCACGGCGGCATCCTCGCCGCACTGGTCGACACGACCGCCGACTTCGCGCTCGCGGCGAAGCTCGGCCGCCCCTACCCGACCGTCGACATGCGCGTCGACTACCACCGCGGCGCCGGCAAGGGCGACCTGCGCGCCCGCGGCCAGGTGGTGCGCGCCGGAGGCACCTTCTCGACCGCGGAGGCCTTCATCTATGACACCAAGGGCACGCTCCTGGCCAGCGGCCGCGGGGTCTACTTCTCGGGTCTCGCCAAGGCCTGA